The Syntrophobacterales bacterium genome has a segment encoding these proteins:
- a CDS encoding site-specific DNA-methyltransferase produces MTLPLLATNEFWTPTDLINPGAEHHLVFSSCYGALYDADCLKILPCIQDGVVDTVFADPPFNLAKEYGSRVDDRLSEEDYIAWCRKWLDHCVRVLKPGGALFVYNLPKWNIHLGAYLAESGMTFRHWIAVNIKLSLPISGRLYPSHYSLLYFTKGKANTFRRIRTPIEICRHCGREIKDYGGHRGAMNPNGVTLTDVWNDITPVRHWKFKSRKRTLNQLSTKILERIVLMSTCECDLVLDPFGGSGTTYDVCERLGRHWIGMDLESCEVIMERLQAENLSPHKSEDFVEE; encoded by the coding sequence ATGACTTTACCCTTGCTTGCCACAAACGAATTCTGGACGCCAACCGATTTGATCAATCCGGGCGCAGAACATCATCTTGTTTTTTCAAGTTGTTACGGTGCCCTGTATGACGCTGATTGTCTCAAAATCCTTCCCTGCATTCAGGATGGTGTCGTCGATACCGTCTTTGCCGATCCGCCCTTCAATCTGGCGAAGGAATATGGGAGCCGGGTCGATGATCGCCTTTCGGAGGAAGATTACATTGCCTGGTGCCGGAAATGGCTGGACCACTGCGTGCGAGTCCTTAAACCAGGAGGCGCCCTGTTTGTCTACAACCTGCCGAAATGGAACATCCATCTGGGCGCTTATCTGGCGGAAAGCGGGATGACGTTTCGTCATTGGATTGCGGTCAACATCAAACTTTCCCTGCCGATTTCCGGCAGACTCTATCCGTCCCATTACAGCCTGCTTTATTTCACCAAGGGGAAAGCAAACACCTTTCGCCGAATCCGCACCCCCATCGAGATCTGCCGTCACTGCGGACGAGAGATCAAGGATTACGGCGGTCATAGGGGGGCAATGAATCCGAACGGGGTCACATTGACGGATGTGTGGAATGATATCACCCCTGTCCGGCACTGGAAGTTCAAGAGCAGAAAAAGGACCTTGAATCAGTTGTCCACAAAAATACTGGAGCGGATCGTTCTGATGTCCACCTGCGAATGCGATCTGGTTCTCGATCCCTTTGGCGGCAGCGGGACGACCTATGATGTCTGCGAGCGACTTGGCCGCCATTGGATCGGGATGGATCTGGAAAGCTGCGAAGTCATTATGGAACGTCTCCAAGCTGAAAATCTTAGCCCGCATAAATCGGAGGATTTCGTTGAGGAATGA
- a CDS encoding Eco57I restriction-modification methylase domain-containing protein: MIEQSLNTLDHVRLTVNGRTQREERSEIGQFLTPGAIARFMASLFAPNRRDQVRILDAGAGAGVLFSAYVEMLVAEGRRPLSIEVVAHENDDCILPELAQTMASCEIVCGNDGIAFHGEIRNEDFVSAAIAQTEDGLFSGPGERFTHAILNPPYKKINGESATRKRMDAAGMEVSNLYPTFVWLAARLLAPGGELAAITPRSFCNGPYFREFRLALLKMMSLRRIHVFESRKKAFGDDDVLQENVIYHAIREGKKPAQVIVSSSEGLDLVSAPSRSTPYERVIHPQDRDAFIHLAINPADDLIVERMRGLAATLSELGLEVSTGRVVDFRAREFLRPQPEEGTVPLVYPCHFQNGFVNWPVPSGKKANAIALSAQTRELLVATGYYVLTKRFSSKKERRRIVAAVYDPHRIAAPLIGFENHLNYFHTGGNGMSAQMAKGLALYLNSSLCDGHFRLFSGHTQVNATDLRKMPYPSRDQLMRLGLHVQDRMPEQETIDKILERECEKPCSKKQIKRMANKKSEKPLKSLRPWASPDSSRMSVLP; encoded by the coding sequence ATGATAGAACAATCTTTAAATACCCTTGATCACGTTCGCCTTACCGTGAACGGCCGCACGCAACGGGAGGAACGTTCGGAGATCGGGCAGTTTCTTACGCCGGGTGCGATAGCCCGCTTCATGGCGTCGCTGTTTGCGCCGAATCGGCGGGATCAGGTGAGGATTCTCGATGCCGGGGCGGGAGCTGGCGTACTCTTTTCGGCCTATGTGGAGATGCTGGTTGCGGAAGGCAGGCGGCCTCTTTCCATTGAGGTCGTCGCTCATGAAAACGACGATTGCATTTTACCGGAATTGGCCCAAACAATGGCCAGTTGTGAAATCGTTTGCGGGAATGACGGGATCGCCTTTCACGGGGAAATCCGCAATGAAGATTTTGTCTCCGCCGCCATCGCCCAAACGGAAGATGGACTATTTTCCGGACCCGGCGAACGCTTCACCCATGCCATTCTCAACCCCCCCTACAAGAAGATCAATGGCGAATCGGCCACGCGCAAACGGATGGACGCCGCAGGGATGGAGGTATCAAACCTTTACCCTACCTTTGTCTGGCTGGCGGCGCGCCTGCTTGCGCCCGGCGGGGAACTGGCGGCCATCACCCCGCGGAGTTTCTGCAACGGCCCCTATTTTCGCGAGTTTCGCTTAGCCCTCCTGAAGATGATGAGCTTACGGCGGATTCATGTTTTTGAGTCCCGGAAAAAGGCCTTCGGCGATGACGATGTCCTTCAGGAAAACGTCATCTATCATGCCATCCGAGAGGGGAAAAAACCCGCACAAGTCATTGTCTCATCTTCCGAAGGCCTCGATTTAGTAAGTGCACCCAGCCGCTCCACCCCTTATGAGCGAGTGATTCACCCGCAAGATCGAGATGCCTTTATTCACTTAGCAATAAATCCGGCCGACGACCTTATTGTAGAAAGAATGCGGGGCCTTGCGGCGACGCTCTCTGAGCTTGGTCTGGAAGTTTCCACTGGACGGGTTGTCGATTTTCGCGCCCGGGAATTTCTACGCCCGCAGCCGGAAGAGGGAACTGTGCCCCTCGTTTACCCTTGCCATTTTCAGAATGGCTTCGTGAATTGGCCGGTACCTTCCGGGAAAAAGGCGAACGCTATTGCATTATCGGCTCAAACCCGGGAATTATTGGTGGCGACCGGCTATTATGTGCTTACGAAACGGTTCTCGTCGAAGAAGGAGCGGCGGCGCATCGTGGCGGCTGTATACGACCCCCATCGGATCGCTGCGCCCCTTATCGGTTTTGAAAACCATCTGAATTACTTTCATACCGGGGGAAACGGCATGTCGGCGCAAATGGCAAAGGGACTGGCTCTGTATCTCAATTCATCACTCTGCGACGGCCATTTCCGTTTGTTTAGCGGGCATACACAGGTCAACGCAACGGATCTCAGGAAAATGCCCTACCCTTCCCGCGACCAATTAATGAGACTCGGCCTCCATGTTCAAGACCGGATGCCGGAGCAGGAAACAATCGATAAAATTCTGGAAAGGGAGTGCGAAAAACCATGCTCCAAAAAGCAGATCAAGCGAATGGCGAACAAAAAATCCGAAAAGCCATTGAAATCATTGCGGCCCTGGGCCTCCCCAGACAGCAGCAGAATGAGCGTTCTGCCCTGA